The Aerococcaceae bacterium DSM 111021 DNA segment TGTAGCATTAGTTGAAGAAGCAACAAAATAATTTTTATAATGAACCTAGGTTATTAATTTAGCCTAGGTTTTATTTTAAATCCAACGTCAACCATAATTTTTATATTGGTTGACCAAAGAGGTGTAAAAATGACTTTAAAAAATAAATTATTAAAACGATTTACTGAAGGAAAGAATATGACACTATCTGGCCAACAATTGGCAACTGAATTTGGTGTAACTCGAAGTGCAATTTGGAAAGCCATTGAAGAATTACGTGAACAAGGTTATGTTATTCAAAGTGTTCCAAGAAAAGGATACCAATATGTCCAAAGTTCGAAAGATATTGATGCGCAGCAAATATCTTTATTATTGGATGAAAACTTGAAAGATTTAACGATTCAATTTTATGATGATGTGACATCCACTAATGATGTGGCAAAAATCTATGCGGTGAATCACCCAAATGAAAAAAACTATGTCATCGCTAGAAAACAAACGAAAGGTCGAGGCCGTTACGGAAAAGTATTTCACTCAATGATTAAAAATGGTATTTATTCATCGCTAATAGTACCTGTGAATAAAACACAGCCTGAACATATACCACTCTTTACGATAGCGACTGCCACAGCTATGTCACAAGCTATTGAGGAAGTTTGTGGTAAGAGAATAGATATAAAATGGGTCAATGATTTATTCTTTAATGGCAAAAAAATTAGTGGGATTCTTTGTGAAGCAATCAGTGATATTGAAAGTGGACAGATAACATCTGTAGTCATAGGTGTGGGGCTTAACTTAGCAGGGAAATTTGATGATACTGATGACCTTACAAGAAGTGTTGCTGGAACGCTCTATGAGGGTGATATTCCAGGTGAATTGAACCTAAATGAATTATTAGCTCGCTATTTAAACTTACTAAATGGCTATATTGAGCAGATTGAAAAGAAAGAATTTATTCAATATTACTCGGATCATTTATTAGGGATTAATAAAACAGTGACTTATAAAGTAAAAGATAAAGATAGAAAAGGAATCATTCGAGGTATTAATGAAGATGGACATCTATTAGTTGAATTACCTACAGGGGATATGGATGAACTGTTTGGTCAAGAGATACACTTATCTAGTACACAATTTGCTGAGGAGGCTGAATAATGAATACACGAATTCTGACTAAAATGGCTTTAATGCTTGCATTATTAATCATTTGTTCTCAACTAACAGTGCCTTTTGGTCCTGTCCCTTTAACTTTGCAGACTTTTGCTGTATTGATGATAGGCTTAGTTCTTCCTCCAAGTTATGCAGTAATGACAACAATTATGTATTTGGCTATCGGACTAGTGGGACTCCCAGTTTTTAGTGGGGGAACGGGTGGTTTTGGATCATTTTTATCACCATCATTTGGGTTCGTTATCGGATTTATTCCGGCTAGCTTTACGTTAAGTTATTTAAATCAAAATTTAAAAAGTGAAAAGAACCTAAAACTTAGCATGAGTATTTTAATAAGTACCGTTATTTTATATATTATCGGTTTAAGTTATATGTATATTATATTTAGAAATGTCTTGAATATTGATACTGGTTTCACTCATGTTTTACAATTAGGTTTCTTTCCATTTATTCTAGGAGATATATTTAAATCTCTTTTAGCAATCATAATTTATAAGAGGCTTAAAATTATCTTATAGAACTGCATCTACAAATTGAAATATCCTTGTGATACAATAGGTCTACATTTTAAAAAGTACTTTAACAGTATAGACAAATTATAGTTGAGAGGGGTATTTGATGCGAATTGGCATGTTTACTGACACATATTTTCCACAAGTTAGTGGAGTATCGACATCAATTAAGATACTTTGTGATCAGTTAAGAAAAGTTGGCCATGAAGTCATAATATTTACAACATCCGATCCGGATGCACGACCAGAGAATGGGGTAGTGAGATTACCAAGTATACCTTTTGCGAGTTTTGAAGATCGTCGGATTGCCTATGGTGGTTTAGATCGGTGTTTAAAGATATCAAGAGAATATGACTTAGATATAATTCATACACATACAGAATTTAGTTTAGGATTAGCGGGAAAGTATGTAGCAAGTAGACTGAAAATACCTACAGTCCATACTTATCATACAATGTATGAAAACTATACACATTATATATGGAATGGACGCTTAATTAAGCGACAACATGTCCGTTGGTTTTCAAAGGCGTTTTGCGGACAAGCAGACGGTGTTATTACGCCAAGCGAATTAACATATGCAACTCTAAAAGATTATGGAGTTGAAGCACCTATGCGAATTATTCCGACAGGTGTTTTACTACCAAAGTTTAATGAGAACTACCGTTCATTAATTCGCCAGAGGCTTAATATTCCAATGGATGCGCCTGTTCTGTTGTCATTATCACGTTTATCTAAAGAAAAGTCTTTAGATGAAGTTTTGATGGCTTTCCCATCAGTTCAAGAAGCGTATCCTTCGACACATCTCGTTATTGTAGGGGATGGACCATACCGTGAGACGTTAGAGACAATTGCTAAGGGATATGAATTGAAAAACGTACACTTTATTGGTGAAATTTTGCATAATGAAGTCAATCAATATTACCAAATGGCAGATTTGTATATTAATGCAAGTGAGTCCGAATCACAAGGTCTAACCTACTTGGAGTCAATTGCTAATCGACTGCCTTTAGTGGCTAAAGAAAATGATTATCTAAATTTAATAATACAATCGGGAGAATTCGGACAACTATACGCACCTAATGGTTCTTTAGATAAAGCAATCATTAACTATTTAGATAAAAAGTATGGCGGAGAAATTGAAAGTATTAATCTTGATTTATTGGATAGTATTTCAGCTGAACGATTTGCTGATAATGTCTATTTCTTCTATGAAGAATTGATTGAAAATTCAGATCATACACGTTCAAATTTCTTTGAAAGGATGTTAGGTGAAGTTAAAGAGTCATGGAGTAACTCTTAATTTTAGACTCATATTTAAAATAATAACGCATTCATTGCGAAAGTTGAAAATTAATTGTGTTTTTATTGAATTTAGTACATGAAGCTTCTTGCATTTTTAAAGCATTTTGTTAACATATACTATATTGAAAAACTAATTTTATTAGTTTTTGCTGCTCACCCAATGAGCAATTCTGTTAACGAAAGGAATCAAATATGAAAACTTCAGTTTTGACAGGTATTATCCAACGCTTAGAGGCAATGGTAAATGCTAATAATAGCGAGCCAGAAGTTCGCCGTTTCGAATTAGATGGTGTTGAAAAGTGCCAAGTAACTTATCATGCAGATGATAAAGCATTTGAATTATCAGACAGTCAACGTGGAACAACTTACCGTTTTGACGATATCGATTTAGTTGCTATTGAAATTTACGAATTATTAGGTTAATTAACTATACTTTATAAATAATCTCAATAAATTATTCATTGTTATAAACTTATAACATGACTTAATAATTTATTGAGATTATTTTTTTGTGATAATTGATACAAACTGTAATTAAGCAAAAAAAGTGAAAATAATCGTGATATGATATGTTATTATAGAATGTTGGGAGAATATGTTATAATATCAAAGACAATATTAGAATTTAAAAGGGGACTATATGAAAAAATTATTGACTCCAACTTGGACCATCAATTCAATCTATGCAATCAAACCAGAAGATTTATTACAACATGATATTAAAGCAATTATTTGTGATTTAGATAATACTTTAATTGCGTGGAATCAGTGGGAGCATACTGAAGAAATGGCCGAATGGTTAACTAAATTTAAAGAAGCAGGGATAGGGATTTATCTCTTATCAAATAACAATTATAATCGTGTACTTAAAGTCGCAGAACCATTAGAACTTAGGTTCACATCTAGTGCTTTAAAGCCACGACGAAAACATTTTGTGCTTGCTATTGAAGATTTACAAGTACCTGATCATAATGTAGCCGTTATAGGGGACCAAGTTATGACAGATGTTATTGGTGCAAATCGTAACAATTTAAAAAGCATTTTAGTAAAACCAATCGCTCCAAATGATAATATCTTTACACTGATTAATCGTACGTTAGAGCGATTCGCGTTTAAATTAGTTGGAATTGAAAGAAATGGAGATTGGGGGAATACACTTGACTGAAAAAGAAGATTTTCAATGTATCGGTTGTGGAGCAACGATTCAAACAGAACGACCTGAAGAAATTGGCTACTTACCACAATCAGCACTGAATAAAGGTATTGAAAAAGGTGAATTTTATTGTCAGCGTTGTTTTAAACTGAGACATTATAATCAATTACAAGATCTAGATATTGATGATGATGTATTTTTAAACAAACTGAGTGAAATTGCGAATGATGATGCATTTGTAGTATTAGTTGTAGATATCTTTGATGTAGAGGGTAGTATGATATCTGGATTGCAACGATTTATCGGGAACCAACCATTCATTATTGCAGCGAATAAGTTTGACTTGCTACCAAAAGTCACTAGACAAACTAAAGTAAAAGATTGGATTAGACAAACTGTAAATAGACATGGTCTGTATCCAGAAAACATTGTATTAAGTTATGGAACAAAAAAAGCTGGTATTTATGATTTAGCAGAAGAGATTGAAGCGGTTATTAATGATCGTAATGTTTATATCGTTGGAGTAACCAACGTTGGTAAATCAACTATAATTAACCAGTTAATTGGATACTATGGTGGAGATAAAGAAGTTATCACAACGTCTAACCATCCAGGTACGACATTAGATTTAATTCAAATTCCATTAACAGATGACCATGCCATTATAGATACGCCTGGTATCATTCGACGCTCACAACTAGCACACCACTTGACGCGTTCGGATATCGAAACTGTGCTGCCAAGTAAGCCGATAAAGCCAAAAACATTCCAGTTAAATGAAGATCAAACGATTTTCTTAGCCGGTGTTGGTCGAGTGGATTTAATTCAATCGGAAGCAGAAAAAACAGCAATGACTTTTTATGTTTCGAATGATTTATACTTACATCGAACTAAAACTGAAAATGCTGATGATATATATGAGAAGCATTTAGGCGACATGTTAGCACCACCCAGTAAAGATTATGCACACGAATTTCCAAAACTTGTTGAGCAAACATTCACATTGGATGAAACTCAAGATATTAGTATATCTGGTTTAGGTTGGTTGACAGTTAATGCAAAAGTGGAAATAAAAGTATGGCTACCTAAAGAAATTAATATTTCAAAACGTACTGCCATTATATAAATGAAAGGAGATAATATGATTACATTAAATAAAGCACAAATTAAATTTTTACGTAAATACTCACATAACTTAAAACCATTATTTCAAATGGGGAAAAACGGATTAACAGACGTATTTATTGAACAAGTTGATAACGCGATTGAAAAACGAGAACTAATAAAATTTGTTATTTTACAAAATAGTGATGAGGATTTAGACGACGTTGCTAACAAAATAGCCGATGAAATTGATGGCGTAATTATTCAAACTATCGGAAGTACAGCCATCTTATACCGTCCATCATCAAAAGAAAAATATCAAGAAATTAGTCAACAAGTTCAACGATTAAACTAAGGGGACATGTATAATGGATCATTCAAATGGCACAGTAAAAACAAAAGAATTTATGTCAATTGAAGAAGCACTCGAACCTATTATTCTTAGTCAGCTCACTCCGAAATCGCCGGTTGAGGGTAGACATCGTATCGGTATTTTAGGTGGGACGTTTAACCCACCACACCTTGGACATTTACTTATGGCTGAGCAAGTTGGGAATCAGTTAGAATTAGATGAAGTGTGGTTTATGCCAACAGCAAAGCCACCGCACGCACCAGGAAAGACAACAATCGCTTCGCAACACCGTCTTAAGATGTTACAGCTTGCGACTTTAAACAATCCATTGTTTAAAGTCCAACCGTATGAAATTCATCGAGGTGGTGTTAATTATACGGTTGATACGATGAGACATTTTGTTGAAACATATCCAGAATCAGAATTTTATTTTATTATTGGATCAGATAGTGCCAATGATTTGTCAACATGGAGAAATATCGAAGAATTAATTCAATTGGTTCAATTTGTTGGTGTTAGACGACCCGGTGAATATCCATATCAAGGGCAATACCCAATTCTTTGGGTAGATTCACCACTCATTGAATTAAGTTCAACTGAGATTCGACTAAGGGTATACTTAGAGCAATCAATCCGTTATCAAGTACCAAGTAAAGTGGAGGATTATATCCATAAGCACAAACTTTATGAGATGGATTAAAGAAAGAAGGAAAGATTTTGGTAGCAAATATTCTATACACTAATGATTATATCAACGTGACTAGGGATGAATTGCTTAGTAATCTTCAAAAAGAATTAAAACCAAAAAGATTTAAACATGTTCTGCGTGTAGAAGAAACAGCTTTAAACTTAGCTGAAAGATATGGTTATACTAATCTACAAAAAGTTAGTATAGCTGCTTTAATGCATGATCATTGTAAGGATTACGAAAAAGATAAGATGTACCAACTGGCATCGATGTACGCTCCTTACGAACCGCTTAAATTCGCGAATGAAGCAATCTGGCATGGACTAGCTGCGGCTGAATTAGCACGCGCGAAATATAACGTGCTGGATGATGAGATTAGCAATGCTATAGCTGAGCATACAATTGGGGAAAAAAAGATGAGTTTATTAAGTAAAATTCTCTTTGTTGCTGATTATATTGAGCCAGGACGAGATTTTCCTGGTGTCGATAAAGCTAGGGAATTAGCAGATAAAGCAATTGATAAAGTGGTGTTTTATAAGATGCGAGAGACAGTCATGCATCTAGTTGAAACAAATAAAAAAGTGTATGTTGAAAGTGTTGTAATTTACAACCATTGGACAAAAAAACAGGAGGATTAATTATTATAAATACAATAGAAAAATTAGAAGTCATTGTTCGAGCAGCTGATGATCGTTTAGCACAAGACATAATGGCGTTAGATGTTGCACAATTAACACCATTAGCAGATTACTTTGTAGTAATGGATGCGAAAAATGATCGTCAATTAGCAGCCATTGTTGATGAAATTACTACCGTTGCGCACAAAAATAATTTCGACCTTAAAAATGTTGAAGGTAAAAGTGGCGGTAAATGGGTATTGATTGATATGAATGATATCATTGTACATGTATTCCACTATTCTGAACGCGCTAATTATAATTTAGAAAAAATCTGGCAAGACGCACCTTTAGTGGACGTTAAAGATTGGGTTACTGAGTAATGAGTTTCAGTAAGATAGCAGATGTATATGATCGTTTTAATGATCTGTCTGTTTATGAATATTGGGTTGATTACACATTAAATAGCTTAGAGAGTAAACCTAAAAAGATGTTAGATGTCGCTTGTGGTACCGGATGGTTTACTCAATTAATGATTCCTTTTGTTGATTCAATAACTGGGATTGATATTGATGAAGATATGTTAGATATTGCTCGTAAAGAAGTAGTGAATCTGCCAAATATTGAATTCAAATATGGTGACATGACAAATTTATCAAACGATTTAACAAACTTTGATTTGATTACTTGTTATTTAGATTCACTTTGTTTTCTAAACGATTACGAAGCGGTTAAGCAATCTTTTACAGGGATGTATCAAGCATTATCGGATAATGGAACATTGCTATTTGATGTTTGGACACCGTATCAAATGACAGATGTTTTTTCGGAATTTGAATACTTTGACCAAGATGAAACTGCTACATTAATTTGGGAGAGTGCAAGCGATCCAAAGTCACTAAGTGTGGAGCATTATCTAACAGTGTATCGGCAGATGGATGGAATGCAATTTGAACGAGTTGATGTTGAATTGGCAGAGCAAACGTATCAATTAGAAAAATACTTAGATGCTTTAAATCAAGCAGGTTTTGAAGCAAATAAGATAGAAGTTTTTGTAGATTACGGAAAAAAGTATTATAACAAGAAGATTGATAAAAAGGCTGATCGTTGGTTTTTTAGATGTACTAAGTAGGTTATAGGGAGTGTGATAAGATGAAGATAGCTTCGGTTATTGCAGAATATAATCCATTCCATCTAGGCCACAAGTACCAATTAGAGCAAATAAAACAAATCACTCACGCAGATGCTGTGGTTGTTTTGATGAGCGGTAATGTTGTTCAACGGGGAGAATTTGCTATAATAGACAAATGGCATCGAGCTGAGCTTGCTTTAGAATATGGAGCAGATCTCGTTTTAGAGCTCCCACTCTTAGCCAGTTTACAATCGGCTGACTATTTTGCATCTTGGTCGGTTAAGACTTTAGAGCTTTTAGGTGCTGATTATCTTGTGTTTGGTACAGAATCAGCCACAACTGTAGAGTTAACTACTTATGTTGACTGGTTAGAAAAGAACGAACATGCTATTGATACTCGTGTTAAATCATTTTTAAAAGAAGGGTATTCTTATGCTGCAAGTTACCAATTTGCAGTTGATTCAATATCGAATCATTCTACCTATTCTAATTTACTTGAGAACTCACCAAATCATTTGTTGGGGATTCAATATATTAAGTCTCTTTATAAGATGGATTCAACGATGGAAATCATAGCATTACCTCGGATTACTAAAGACGATAGAAATCACAAAATCTTGAGTGGAAGTCAAATTAGAGCGTTGTATTATCAAGATTTAAATGACTCGGAGAAAGTACCACCGATGACTTATCACAAGTTACAAAGCAATCCAATAATACAAATGGCTAATTATTATGATTTATTAAAGTATCAAGTGTTAAGCCAAGGCTCAGATAGATTAACGAATTACAATAGTATAGATCATGGTATTGAAAGTTATATCTATCAGCAAATGAACGAAACACATAGTTTCGAAGAATTAATTGACGCACTTACTTCCAAAAGATGGACTAAAGCTTCAATACAAAGAAAGCTAATGATGATACTATTAAATATAACGTCTAATGAATGGCAAGATAGCATTGAATTAAACAACGATCAATTAGCTATTCGAATATTGGGCTATACGGATGCTGGAAGGCAAATAATTAAAACTAAGCGAAACAATGAAAAGTTGAATTTATTTAGTAATATGACGCAAAAGAATGCAAAAAATTACGACTTAAATTTACGCGCTGATAGGGTATTTTCATTGAATCCAAAGAAAAAAATTACAAATCAAAACACTGGAAGATTTCCAATTCGATTTTAATCGAAAAGGAATCGTGTTAATATCAAAATAATCTTGACAAGAATTGTAAACTTCAATATAATAAATCTTGTCGTTTTAGAGGTGATAATAGATGAAATGGACAATCCGCCAACTGAAAGACCATCCAGATGATATAATTCAATTTGAAGAGTCTTTAGATATTAAAGATCTCCTTATGGAGCGTAATTCTTCGATTATAGATGTGGAATCGGTTATTGTAAACGGATATTTCGTACCTTCTAATGAAGATATCATTCTTCATGGTCAAATCGATACTCGTCTGACAGTACCGTCTTCGAGATCATTAGAACCAGTACCATTGCACTTAAACATTCCAATAAGTGAACGCTATGTGTATGAGGAATATGATGGAAACGTCGGGGAATATGAAGAGACTACGATTGTACTCGAGTACGACTATATTGATCTAGGTGCAGCAGTTACTGATGTCATCGCAATTAATATACCTATGAGAGTATTAAAACCAGGAGAAGAAGACAGCGAAATGCCGTCTGGTAATCATTGGACAGTCGTCACCGAAGAAGAATACGAGCTAAAAAAAGCGCAAGAGAAAGCCGAAACGGTTGATCCTCGCTTTGCAGCCTTAAAAACGCTATTAGATAACGAAGATGAGGAACAATAACCTCAAACATCAACTAGGAGGTGTAGAGAATGGCAGTACCTAAACGTAAAACATCAAAAGCAAAGAAAAGATCACGTCGTACACACTACAAGTTACAAGTACCAGGAATGAATACTTGTGCTAACTGTGGAGAATTAAAATTAAGCCACCGTGTATGTTCATCATGTGGACACTACGATGGAAAAGAAGTTGTATCTAATACAGCTGAATAATTTTGTTGAGCTAATCTAAGGATTGGCTCTATTTTTTTGCACAAAAATATGTTTAATGACTTTTAAACGTAAATTTGAAAATTTACATATAATTTACAAAGAATTTACATTCTATTTACACTCGCTTGTTAAGATGTATTTATAAGCGTTCTAGCTCAGCTTATAAAATTATGAGGAGGATTTAAAAGAATGAAAAATTTAAGTCTTAAGAAATTAATCACAGGATCTTTACTAGCAGCTCAATTACTGTCACCAGTAGCAACCATGGCTCAAGATATAGAATTAAGTGAAGAAAAACCAACGGTAGCAGAAGTTGCACCCAACAATACGCCTAACCGTCTAATCACAACGTTTAATGGCGATACTAGTAAGCAAATGGGATTCAACTGGTATACAACTGAATTAGCAGAAGATGCTAAAGTATGGGTTTCGACTAATGAAGATTTAAGTGATGCCTTAGAATTTGAAGCGACTGCAGAAGAAGTTGTGAGTACTTACGGTGAGCGTGATGAAGATGGCTATTACATCTTTGCTGACATTGCTTATGATGAAGAAGGCGAAGTTATAACAGATGATAGTGGTGAGCCACAAGTAAATGGATATTATACAGATGAGCAAGTATCTGGACCAGAATGGACATCAGGTTCAGCTGTAGGTTCGATGGATTTAATTGAGGTGACTGAATACTCATATAAAGCTATCGCTGAGGGCTTAGAAGCTAACACTACGTATTACTATCAAGTTGGTAGTGAAGCAGGGGAAACAAGTGAAACTGGGACATTTACGACAGCTGGTGAAGCTGGAGAAGAGTTTACTTTCGTACAATATACAGATACACAAAATGCTTATTGGAATGAACATGTTTATAATGAAGCAGCATTTGGAGCTGATACAGTAGCTACAGCGTTAGAAGAGACAGAAGCTGATTTTGTTTTACATACAGGCGATGTGGTTGAGGTAGCTGAAGTTGAAGATGAGTGGGTAGATATTTTAGAGCAATCTAAAGAGTCGCTATTACAAGTTCCATTCGCTGTTGCGCCAGGAAATCACGATGAATATTCATTGGTATATGGTGATCCTCAATTAACTACTAAATTTAACGAACATATTAACGTACCAACAGAAAATGATGCTGTAAATGGTGGTTCTTATTATTCATTCGATTACAACGGTGTTCACTTTGTTGTAGCAAATACGAACGATAATAAAGAATCAGAAGATAACCCTGAAGGGAAAGCTTTAGGGCAAGAGCAGATTGATTGGATTAAACAAGATGTAGAAGAAGCACGTGCTAACGGTGCTGAATGGGTAGTGTTATCTTATCATAAACCACTATACTCTAAGTCTTATCACTCATTACAAGATACGGATGTTCAATTAGT contains these protein-coding regions:
- a CDS encoding biotin--[acetyl-CoA-carboxylase] ligase; translated protein: MTLKNKLLKRFTEGKNMTLSGQQLATEFGVTRSAIWKAIEELREQGYVIQSVPRKGYQYVQSSKDIDAQQISLLLDENLKDLTIQFYDDVTSTNDVAKIYAVNHPNEKNYVIARKQTKGRGRYGKVFHSMIKNGIYSSLIVPVNKTQPEHIPLFTIATATAMSQAIEEVCGKRIDIKWVNDLFFNGKKISGILCEAISDIESGQITSVVIGVGLNLAGKFDDTDDLTRSVAGTLYEGDIPGELNLNELLARYLNLLNGYIEQIEKKEFIQYYSDHLLGINKTVTYKVKDKDRKGIIRGINEDGHLLVELPTGDMDELFGQEIHLSSTQFAEEAE
- a CDS encoding biotin transporter BioY, which produces MNTRILTKMALMLALLIICSQLTVPFGPVPLTLQTFAVLMIGLVLPPSYAVMTTIMYLAIGLVGLPVFSGGTGGFGSFLSPSFGFVIGFIPASFTLSYLNQNLKSEKNLKLSMSILISTVILYIIGLSYMYIIFRNVLNIDTGFTHVLQLGFFPFILGDIFKSLLAIIIYKRLKIIL
- a CDS encoding glycosyltransferase family 4 protein; its protein translation is MRIGMFTDTYFPQVSGVSTSIKILCDQLRKVGHEVIIFTTSDPDARPENGVVRLPSIPFASFEDRRIAYGGLDRCLKISREYDLDIIHTHTEFSLGLAGKYVASRLKIPTVHTYHTMYENYTHYIWNGRLIKRQHVRWFSKAFCGQADGVITPSELTYATLKDYGVEAPMRIIPTGVLLPKFNENYRSLIRQRLNIPMDAPVLLSLSRLSKEKSLDEVLMAFPSVQEAYPSTHLVIVGDGPYRETLETIAKGYELKNVHFIGEILHNEVNQYYQMADLYINASESESQGLTYLESIANRLPLVAKENDYLNLIIQSGEFGQLYAPNGSLDKAIINYLDKKYGGEIESINLDLLDSISAERFADNVYFFYEELIENSDHTRSNFFERMLGEVKESWSNS
- a CDS encoding YkuJ family protein, translating into MKTSVLTGIIQRLEAMVNANNSEPEVRRFELDGVEKCQVTYHADDKAFELSDSQRGTTYRFDDIDLVAIEIYELLG
- a CDS encoding YqeG family HAD IIIA-type phosphatase produces the protein MKKLLTPTWTINSIYAIKPEDLLQHDIKAIICDLDNTLIAWNQWEHTEEMAEWLTKFKEAGIGIYLLSNNNYNRVLKVAEPLELRFTSSALKPRRKHFVLAIEDLQVPDHNVAVIGDQVMTDVIGANRNNLKSILVKPIAPNDNIFTLINRTLERFAFKLVGIERNGDWGNTLD
- the yqeH gene encoding ribosome biogenesis GTPase YqeH, which produces MEIGGIHLTEKEDFQCIGCGATIQTERPEEIGYLPQSALNKGIEKGEFYCQRCFKLRHYNQLQDLDIDDDVFLNKLSEIANDDAFVVLVVDIFDVEGSMISGLQRFIGNQPFIIAANKFDLLPKVTRQTKVKDWIRQTVNRHGLYPENIVLSYGTKKAGIYDLAEEIEAVINDRNVYIVGVTNVGKSTIINQLIGYYGGDKEVITTSNHPGTTLDLIQIPLTDDHAIIDTPGIIRRSQLAHHLTRSDIETVLPSKPIKPKTFQLNEDQTIFLAGVGRVDLIQSEAEKTAMTFYVSNDLYLHRTKTENADDIYEKHLGDMLAPPSKDYAHEFPKLVEQTFTLDETQDISISGLGWLTVNAKVEIKVWLPKEINISKRTAII
- the yhbY gene encoding ribosome assembly RNA-binding protein YhbY translates to MITLNKAQIKFLRKYSHNLKPLFQMGKNGLTDVFIEQVDNAIEKRELIKFVILQNSDEDLDDVANKIADEIDGVIIQTIGSTAILYRPSSKEKYQEISQQVQRLN
- a CDS encoding nicotinate-nucleotide adenylyltransferase; the protein is MSIEEALEPIILSQLTPKSPVEGRHRIGILGGTFNPPHLGHLLMAEQVGNQLELDEVWFMPTAKPPHAPGKTTIASQHRLKMLQLATLNNPLFKVQPYEIHRGGVNYTVDTMRHFVETYPESEFYFIIGSDSANDLSTWRNIEELIQLVQFVGVRRPGEYPYQGQYPILWVDSPLIELSSTEIRLRVYLEQSIRYQVPSKVEDYIHKHKLYEMD
- the yqeK gene encoding bis(5'-nucleosyl)-tetraphosphatase (symmetrical) YqeK, translated to MLYTNDYINVTRDELLSNLQKELKPKRFKHVLRVEETALNLAERYGYTNLQKVSIAALMHDHCKDYEKDKMYQLASMYAPYEPLKFANEAIWHGLAAAELARAKYNVLDDEISNAIAEHTIGEKKMSLLSKILFVADYIEPGRDFPGVDKARELADKAIDKVVFYKMRETVMHLVETNKKVYVESVVIYNHWTKKQED
- the rsfS gene encoding ribosome silencing factor, translated to MIINTIEKLEVIVRAADDRLAQDIMALDVAQLTPLADYFVVMDAKNDRQLAAIVDEITTVAHKNNFDLKNVEGKSGGKWVLIDMNDIIVHVFHYSERANYNLEKIWQDAPLVDVKDWVTE
- a CDS encoding class I SAM-dependent methyltransferase, which encodes MSFSKIADVYDRFNDLSVYEYWVDYTLNSLESKPKKMLDVACGTGWFTQLMIPFVDSITGIDIDEDMLDIARKEVVNLPNIEFKYGDMTNLSNDLTNFDLITCYLDSLCFLNDYEAVKQSFTGMYQALSDNGTLLFDVWTPYQMTDVFSEFEYFDQDETATLIWESASDPKSLSVEHYLTVYRQMDGMQFERVDVELAEQTYQLEKYLDALNQAGFEANKIEVFVDYGKKYYNKKIDKKADRWFFRCTK
- a CDS encoding nucleotidyltransferase family protein, whose protein sequence is MKIASVIAEYNPFHLGHKYQLEQIKQITHADAVVVLMSGNVVQRGEFAIIDKWHRAELALEYGADLVLELPLLASLQSADYFASWSVKTLELLGADYLVFGTESATTVELTTYVDWLEKNEHAIDTRVKSFLKEGYSYAASYQFAVDSISNHSTYSNLLENSPNHLLGIQYIKSLYKMDSTMEIIALPRITKDDRNHKILSGSQIRALYYQDLNDSEKVPPMTYHKLQSNPIIQMANYYDLLKYQVLSQGSDRLTNYNSIDHGIESYIYQQMNETHSFEELIDALTSKRWTKASIQRKLMMILLNITSNEWQDSIELNNDQLAIRILGYTDAGRQIIKTKRNNEKLNLFSNMTQKNAKNYDLNLRADRVFSLNPKKKITNQNTGRFPIRF
- a CDS encoding DUF177 domain-containing protein; this encodes MKWTIRQLKDHPDDIIQFEESLDIKDLLMERNSSIIDVESVIVNGYFVPSNEDIILHGQIDTRLTVPSSRSLEPVPLHLNIPISERYVYEEYDGNVGEYEETTIVLEYDYIDLGAAVTDVIAINIPMRVLKPGEEDSEMPSGNHWTVVTEEEYELKKAQEKAETVDPRFAALKTLLDNEDEEQ
- the rpmF gene encoding 50S ribosomal protein L32, with the translated sequence MAVPKRKTSKAKKRSRRTHYKLQVPGMNTCANCGELKLSHRVCSSCGHYDGKEVVSNTAE